One Weissella ceti DNA window includes the following coding sequences:
- the lepA gene encoding translation elongation factor 4, which yields MSQRQENIRNFAIIAHIDHGKSTLADRIMETTNTISNREASAQLLDDMEVEKAHGVTVKSRTVRNYYVDANGDEYEYNLIDTPGHVDFNYEVSRSLSATDGVLLLVDATKGVQAQTVANYRLAKDANLTIIPIINKIDNLMADVEKTAAELIDLDESFVPEVTLHISAKTGLGIDSVLEAIRDRIPAPVGDPEAPLKGLIFDSKFDPYQGVVVQARIFEGTLSSQDQLRFMAKDVQTQSKEIGFFDPMSRKTNTLSAGDVGYIITGIKDPRAVQVGDTVTTKKNGALEPFPGYQQIEPMVYAGLYPKGGEYSDLKLAIEKLSLNDAAFQYEPEQSEALGMGFRGGFLGIFHLQIIRERLKAEFGLDVLTTMPNSTFRVTVKNQDAPLYIENPNQFPRYNELVTVEEPYVRAKITAPNEQLNDIMRLAEGRRGEMADLETIGDMLLITYRMPISEIAYDFFNELKSVSHGFATLSTERDDFGPSDLVRLDIAIDYVDIDALTFVMHRLRVDAFAQEITNRLKDLVPRKLQAMPVQATVEGRVIARSDIPPLRKAAASGGKTSKKQQQMRRQGQKSQIELPQTVFDAILDMNS from the coding sequence ATGTCACAACGACAAGAAAATATTCGAAATTTCGCAATTATTGCGCATATCGATCACGGTAAGTCTACTTTGGCTGATCGTATTATGGAAACAACAAACACAATCAGTAATCGTGAAGCATCAGCTCAACTCCTAGATGATATGGAAGTTGAAAAGGCTCACGGTGTCACTGTTAAGTCACGTACTGTTCGTAACTACTATGTGGATGCTAATGGTGATGAATATGAATACAACCTAATTGACACGCCTGGCCACGTCGACTTTAATTACGAAGTGTCACGTAGTCTATCTGCCACTGATGGTGTGTTGCTATTGGTTGACGCAACTAAAGGTGTGCAAGCACAAACCGTTGCAAACTACCGCCTTGCTAAGGATGCAAACCTAACCATCATCCCCATTATCAATAAGATTGATAACCTAATGGCCGATGTTGAAAAAACAGCTGCTGAATTGATTGATTTGGATGAAAGTTTCGTGCCAGAAGTAACGCTACATATTTCCGCTAAGACTGGATTAGGTATTGACAGTGTTCTTGAAGCGATTCGTGATCGTATCCCGGCGCCAGTTGGTGACCCAGAAGCACCATTAAAAGGCCTAATCTTTGACTCAAAGTTTGATCCATATCAAGGAGTTGTCGTACAGGCACGTATCTTTGAAGGAACATTGTCTAGCCAAGATCAATTGCGTTTCATGGCCAAGGATGTTCAAACTCAAAGTAAAGAAATTGGGTTCTTTGACCCAATGAGCCGTAAGACCAACACATTGTCTGCTGGTGACGTAGGCTACATCATTACGGGAATCAAAGATCCGCGTGCAGTACAAGTTGGTGACACTGTGACAACTAAGAAGAATGGTGCATTAGAGCCATTCCCTGGTTACCAACAAATTGAACCAATGGTGTATGCTGGTCTATACCCTAAGGGTGGTGAATACAGTGACTTGAAGTTAGCCATTGAAAAGCTATCTTTGAACGACGCGGCTTTCCAATATGAACCAGAACAATCAGAAGCACTTGGAATGGGATTCCGTGGTGGTTTCTTGGGAATCTTCCACTTGCAAATCATTCGTGAACGTTTGAAGGCTGAATTTGGACTAGATGTTCTAACAACGATGCCTAACTCAACTTTCCGTGTCACAGTTAAGAATCAAGACGCACCGTTATACATTGAAAACCCAAATCAATTCCCGCGTTACAATGAACTGGTAACGGTTGAAGAACCATATGTGCGTGCCAAGATTACTGCACCGAACGAACAATTGAACGACATCATGCGTTTGGCTGAAGGTCGTCGTGGTGAAATGGCTGATTTGGAAACAATTGGTGACATGTTGTTGATCACCTACCGTATGCCAATTTCAGAAATTGCCTATGACTTCTTTAACGAACTAAAGTCTGTCTCACACGGATTCGCTACCCTATCCACAGAACGTGATGATTTTGGTCCATCTGATTTGGTTCGTTTGGACATTGCAATTGACTACGTTGATATTGATGCACTGACATTCGTCATGCACCGTCTACGTGTTGATGCATTCGCCCAAGAGATTACTAACCGTCTAAAGGACTTAGTACCACGTAAGCTGCAAGCAATGCCCGTACAAGCTACAGTAGAAGGTCGTGTGATTGCGCGTTCAGATATTCCACCACTACGTAAGGCTGCTGCTTCAGGTGGTAAGACATCAAAGAAACAACAACAAATGCGCCGCCAAGGTCAAAAATCACAAATTGAATTGCCACAAACTGTATTTGACGCAATTCTAGATATGAATAGTTAA
- a CDS encoding helix-turn-helix domain-containing protein, translating into MNNLQTLREFSELSQTVIADAIDVSVDELAAFESETLQPSISQWQALAEFFASRFHVANIGSHREPIHFRLSTDYLMNTGLTLNDLLAMQWYFLNRRPELGQFGVALFTPGDPTALERITTDLNKILDEYAGFLLLNHDGSLNKFIDERNNNKISDWRLVLYKNEKQYLDITDTLVYMSNLPNFSQF; encoded by the coding sequence ATGAATAATCTACAAACTTTACGTGAATTTTCAGAACTTTCACAAACAGTTATCGCAGATGCCATCGACGTATCAGTTGATGAATTAGCTGCATTTGAAAGCGAGACACTACAACCGAGTATTTCTCAATGGCAAGCACTAGCTGAATTTTTTGCTTCTCGATTCCACGTAGCCAACATCGGTAGTCATCGTGAGCCCATTCATTTTCGTCTAAGTACAGATTATTTAATGAACACAGGTCTAACATTAAATGACCTATTAGCGATGCAATGGTATTTTCTAAATCGTCGTCCTGAGCTTGGCCAATTTGGCGTTGCTTTGTTCACACCAGGTGACCCTACTGCCTTAGAGCGTATTACAACTGATTTAAATAAAATACTTGATGAATATGCGGGATTCCTATTATTAAACCATGATGGATCCCTAAATAAATTTATTGATGAACGCAACAATAATAAAATTAGCGATTGGCGTTTAGTACTATATAAAAATGAAAAACAATATTTAGATATCACTGATACCTTAGTCTACATGTCTAACTTGCCGAATTTCAGTCAATTTTAA
- a CDS encoding alcohol dehydrogenase catalytic domain-containing protein — MLNNVYRLTGVRQIERVSVNMSINQPNTVIVRPTLMSLCRADERYYTGMRDQKILAQRLPMALVHESVGEVVRDTSNTFKPGTLVAMIPTHAHGHDKLVSDNYLRSSTFRSSTEDGFMREYVAMEPENLIEIPQEAKSNMNAFFEVVSVAVQAIHRLKETMINRSDKIGIWGDGNVAYITAVVARELFPDSELFVFGKHQEKLDYISFAKTLQINDIPEDLVIDQAIEVVGGQGSKSAIEQIIKYIKPRGTIVLSGVSENPVAINTRMVLEKGLSLVGTTRSTREDFQTAIDMVANSDAAKNRLEVMVPEVQEVRTIQDITDAFDDDLTKNWGKTVLDWKM, encoded by the coding sequence ATGTTAAATAATGTCTATCGTTTAACAGGTGTTCGTCAAATTGAACGAGTATCTGTAAACATGTCGATTAATCAACCAAATACAGTAATTGTTCGTCCAACATTAATGTCTTTGTGTCGTGCCGACGAACGTTATTATACTGGTATGCGAGATCAAAAAATTTTAGCACAACGTTTGCCAATGGCGTTGGTACATGAATCGGTAGGTGAAGTTGTTCGAGATACTTCAAATACGTTCAAGCCAGGTACGTTAGTTGCTATGATTCCAACACATGCTCATGGGCATGATAAGTTAGTTTCTGATAACTATCTTCGCAGTTCTACTTTCCGTTCTTCAACGGAAGATGGATTTATGCGCGAATATGTGGCGATGGAGCCAGAAAATTTGATTGAAATTCCACAAGAAGCTAAATCAAATATGAATGCATTTTTTGAAGTTGTTTCTGTAGCAGTCCAAGCAATTCATCGTTTGAAAGAAACGATGATTAATCGATCTGACAAAATTGGGATTTGGGGCGACGGAAACGTTGCGTATATTACGGCCGTAGTTGCTCGTGAACTTTTCCCTGATTCTGAACTATTTGTTTTTGGAAAGCATCAAGAGAAATTAGACTATATTTCTTTTGCTAAGACACTCCAAATTAATGACATACCGGAAGATTTAGTAATTGATCAGGCGATTGAAGTAGTTGGTGGTCAAGGATCTAAAAGTGCGATCGAACAAATTATTAAATATATCAAACCACGCGGAACAATTGTTTTATCAGGTGTTTCAGAAAATCCTGTCGCAATTAATACACGTATGGTCCTAGAAAAGGGATTGTCACTGGTTGGAACAACTCGTTCAACGCGAGAAGATTTCCAAACAGCTATTGATATGGTGGCCAACAGCGATGCAGCTAAAAATCGTTTAGAGGTTATGGTTCCTGAAGTTCAAGAAGTACGAACAATTCAAGATATTACAGATGCTTTTGATGATGACTTAACGAAGAACTGGGGTAAGACAGTACTTGACTGGAAGATGTAA
- a CDS encoding IspD/TarI family cytidylyltransferase, with translation MIYAQVMAGGIGSRMGHTELPKQFLNLADKPIIIHTLEKFSLASEFDKIIVSVHPQWMQYARDLFAKYLDDDRIVVIQGGAERNDTVMGAINYIEENFGLTEDDVLVMHDAVRPFISRRILKDNIDAIAKYKAVDTVIGATDTIVRAIDGEIVEIPVRDEMYQGQTPQTVNIMAFQEQYNQMTEDERVILSDSIKVMLLAGHKVGIVEGDESNIKITRPYDLRIANIIAQENLDVK, from the coding sequence ATGATTTACGCACAAGTAATGGCTGGTGGAATTGGAAGTCGCATGGGGCATACTGAGTTGCCAAAGCAATTTTTGAATCTAGCAGACAAGCCAATTATTATTCATACACTAGAAAAATTTTCATTAGCATCAGAATTCGATAAGATTATCGTTTCTGTACACCCACAATGGATGCAATATGCACGTGATTTATTTGCAAAATATTTAGATGATGATCGTATCGTCGTCATTCAAGGTGGAGCAGAACGTAACGATACAGTGATGGGCGCGATTAACTATATTGAAGAAAACTTTGGTCTAACAGAGGATGATGTCTTAGTTATGCACGATGCTGTGCGTCCGTTTATTTCTCGTCGTATCTTGAAGGATAATATTGATGCAATTGCCAAGTATAAGGCTGTTGATACAGTGATTGGTGCAACTGATACAATTGTTCGAGCGATTGATGGTGAAATTGTGGAAATCCCAGTACGTGATGAAATGTACCAAGGGCAAACACCACAAACGGTTAATATTATGGCCTTCCAAGAGCAATATAACCAAATGACTGAAGATGAACGTGTAATTTTGTCTGATTCAATTAAGGTAATGCTACTGGCCGGACATAAAGTTGGTATCGTTGAAGGAGATGAGTCTAACATTAAGATTACTCGTCCGTATGATTTACGCATTGCCAATATCATTGCACAGGAGAACTTAGATGTTAAATAA
- a CDS encoding LicD family protein has translation MTQKELSTNQIQAIMRELLKDVAGFAADHQKQIILLGGSLLGHVRNEGFIPWDDDVDVGLMRADYTWIQENYVPKNPRFRLIQEHDQDSLVPYMRLVDTESTGKSPYYQMTHGVFIDIFPIDELDEKSIKRKIYLVGHKIINILRNTARSTGAYPPDAKGVPFKKMLRKVIHNNQAHSLNTLEVKWVNIYLKYMKSPAYAGVLNGMHGQKEFFDKNIWQDLVPVTFEGSQVWQVADIDTYLTQLYGDWQTPIKQEQQHAKFWMK, from the coding sequence ATGACGCAAAAAGAGCTATCAACAAATCAAATACAAGCTATTATGCGCGAACTTTTAAAAGATGTTGCGGGGTTTGCAGCTGATCATCAAAAACAAATTATTTTGTTAGGTGGTAGCTTATTAGGTCATGTCCGAAACGAAGGCTTTATTCCTTGGGATGATGATGTTGACGTTGGTTTGATGCGTGCAGATTATACGTGGATACAAGAAAATTATGTACCAAAAAATCCGCGTTTTCGTTTAATCCAAGAACATGATCAAGATAGTCTGGTGCCGTACATGAGATTAGTAGATACTGAATCTACAGGTAAATCACCATACTATCAGATGACACATGGTGTCTTTATTGATATTTTTCCCATCGACGAATTAGATGAAAAGTCAATTAAGCGTAAAATTTACTTAGTTGGTCATAAAATAATCAATATTTTACGAAATACTGCGCGTTCAACTGGCGCATATCCACCAGATGCTAAAGGTGTTCCATTTAAGAAAATGTTGCGAAAAGTGATTCATAATAATCAAGCGCATTCATTGAATACATTAGAAGTAAAATGGGTAAATATTTACCTGAAATACATGAAGTCGCCGGCATATGCAGGTGTATTGAATGGTATGCATGGACAAAAAGAGTTTTTTGACAAAAACATTTGGCAAGACTTGGTACCAGTTACCTTTGAAGGCAGTCAAGTTTGGCAAGTTGCTGATATAGACACGTATTTAACGCAATTATATGGCGATTGGCAGACACCAATTAAACAAGAACAACAACACGCAAAGTTTTGGATGAAATAG